One Urocitellus parryii isolate mUroPar1 chromosome 9, mUroPar1.hap1, whole genome shotgun sequence DNA segment encodes these proteins:
- the B3galt2 gene encoding beta-1,3-galactosyltransferase 2, translated as MLQWRRRHCCFAKMTWTAKRSLFRTHLIGVLSLVFLFAMFLFFNHHDWLPGKAGFKENPVTYTFRGFRSTKSETNHSSLRNIWKDTVPQTLRPQTATNSNNTDLSPQGVTGLENTLSANGSIYNLKGIGHSNSYHFKYIINEPGKCQEKSPFLILLIAAEPGQIEARRAIRQTWGNESLAPGIQITRIFLLGISIKLNGYLQRAILEESKQYHDIIQQEYLDTYYNLTIKTLMGMNWVATYCPHVPYVMKTDSDMFVNTEYLIHKLLKPDLPPRHNYFTGYLMRGYAPNRNKDSKWYMPPDLYPSERYPVFCSGTGYVFSGDLAEKIFKVSLGIRRLHLEDVYVGICLAKLRIDPVPPPNEFVFNHWRVSYSSCKYSHLITSHQFQPSELIKYWNHLQQNKHNACANAAKEKASRYRHRKLH; from the coding sequence ATGCTTCAGTGGAGAAGAAGGCATTGCTGCTTTGCAAAGATGACCTGGACCGCCAAGAGGTCTCTGTTCCGTACTCATCTTATTGGTGTACTTTCTCTAGTGTTTCTTTTTgctatgtttctgtttttcaatCATCATGACTGGCTACCAGGTAAAGCTGGATTCAAAGAAAATCCTGTGACATACACTTTCCGAGGATTTCGTTCTACAAAGAGTGAAACAAACCACAGCTCCCTTCGGAACATCTGGAAAGATACAGTTCCTCAAACTCTGAGGCCCCAAACAGCAACTAACTCCAATAACACAGACCTGTCACCACAAGGAGTTACAGGGCTGGAGAATACACTTAGTGCCAATGGAAGTATTTACAATTTAAAAGGCATTGGACATTCAAATTCTTaccatttcaaatatattatcaaTGAGCCTGGAAAATGCCAGGAGAAAAGTCCTTTTTTGATACTACTAATAGCAGCAGAACCTGGACAAATAGAAGCTAGAAGAGCTATTCGGCAAACCTGGGGCAACGAAAGTCTAGCACCTGGTATCCAAATCACACGAATTTTTTTGTTGGGCATAAGTATTAAGCTAAACGGCTACCTTCAACGTGCAATACTAGAAGAAAGCAAACAGTATCATGATATAATTCAACAGGAATACTTAGATACATACTATAATCTGACCATTAAAACACTTATGGGTATGAACTGGGTGGCAACATACTGTCCACATGTTCCATATGTTATGAAAACGGACAGTGACATGTTTGTCAACACTGAATATTTAATACATAAGTTACTGAAGCCAGACCTGCCTCCTAGACATAACTATTTTACTGGTTACCTAATGAGAGGATATGCACCCAATCGAAACAAAGACAGCAAATGGTACATGCCTCCCGATCTCTACCCAAGTGAACGTTACCCTGTATTCTGTTCTGGAACTGGTTATGTTTTTTCTGGAGATCTGGCAGAAAAGATATTCAAAGTTTCTTTAGGTATTCGTCGTTTGCATTTGGAAGATGTGTACGTAGGAATCTGTCTTGCCAAGTTAAGAATTGATCCTGTGCCCCCTCCCAATGAGTTTGTGTTCAATCACTGGCGAGTTTCTTATTCAAGCTGTAAATACAGTCACCTAATTACCTCTCATCAGTTCCAGCCTAGCGAACTGATAAAATACTGGAACCATTTACAACAAAATAAGCACAATGCCTGTGCCAACGCTGCAAAGGAAAAGGCAAGCAGGTATCGTCACCGTAAACTACActaa